GCTTTTTCTTGGTCGGAAGACTGGTAACACTACTGAGTTTGACCAATCAACATTCACATCCTTGTCTGTCATCAAGAAGGAGGGTCAAGGAATTATCAATCATGGCTAACAAGGAACATGTGGTAGGAATTGTCAAACTAaacaagaaaatacaaaaaattctgacatgctagactttttGTTGGGGTGTTGTGGGGCGTCGCAGATGCCGCATTACTGTTCTTCGATTATGTCACACTACAAAGTCTTTTCATCATTTCCAATGTTTATATTCGGACCTGACgctggaaatttgtcagccaCAATAAAACGGTGTCAAAATTGGGCTGAATTCATGTAGTCTGATCCTGACATTAGTTGCATTGCATTGTATTGTATAGCACTTTGGCCAACACTTGTTGtctttaaatgtgctatatataATAAGAAATCATATGCTGTTCTCTTTCTTGACCTATCTAAAGTTTTTGATTCTGTTGACCATGGCCTTCTGTTACAACGTCTGCAGTGTATTGGTTTTAGTGATGCTACACTAAATTGGTTTTTAAACTATTTATCTGGGAGAACTCAATGTGTATCTGTAGATAATTGCGATTCTGCACCACTAGAAGTGAAGACAGGTGTGCCGCAGGGATCAATCCTGGGGCCTGTCTTATTCACTATTTATATAAGTAACCTTGGTGTAGGTTTAGACCCAGCAAAGGTACATCTCTGTGCTAATGATACAACTGTCTACACTACGGCAGCATTGTTACAGACAGCGATAGATGCATTACAGTCTGCCTTTAGCCTGCTACAAAGTTCCCTCATTAATTTGAGACTGGTACTAAATGTCAAAAAGacaaaatttattatttttacacGTTCTCGTTCATCACTTACTAATTTTACAATTTCAACACTAGATGGCACTCATTTAGAGAGGGTAAATTCTTATAAATATTTAGGGGTATGGCTTGATGAAAAGCTAAACTTTGGAATTCATATTGATAACCTcctaaaaaagctcaaaccaaagtttttttattttcagctgaAAAAATTTTTCTCTTTTGTTGTTAGATTGAGATTGGTCCAAAGTACTTTTCTACCAATTTTAGATTATGGTGATATAGTATATGCATGCTCCTATTTCTTTTTTGGAAAAGTTGGATGTAGTGTATCATGCTGCTTTCCATTTTGTGACAGACGCAAAAGCAAGAACACATCACTGTAAACTGTATGAAATGGTTCAATAGACGTCACTGTCGCTCAGAaggaaaagtctcatctcatctcattatctgtagccactttatcctgttctacagggtcgcaggcaagctggagcctatcccagctgactacgggtgaaaggcggggtacaccctggacaagtcgccaggtcatcacagggctgacacatagacacagacaaccattcacactcacattcacacctacggtcaacttagagtcaccagttaacctaacctgcatgtctttggactgtggaggaaaccggagcacccagaggaaacccacgcggacacggggagaacatgcaaactccacacagaaaggccctcgctggccatggggctcaaacctggaccttcttgctgtgaggcgacagtgctaaccattacaccaccgtgccgcctcgaagGAAAAGTCATGTTCTGATTTTCATAGTTAAAGCATTGATTGGTAAATTACCACCCTATATCGGTCATTTGTTGTGATGTCAAACCTGTGCTTATAGCACAAGGTCATCAAATAAAATAATCTTGAACATCCCAACAacactggcacggtggtgtagtggttagcgctgtcgcctcacagcaagaaggtcctgggttcgagccctggggccggcgagggcctttctgtgtggagtttgcatgttctccccgtgtccgcgtgggtttcctccgggtgctccggtttcccccacagtccaaagacatgcaggttaggttaactggtgactctaaattgaccgtaggtgtgagtgtgagtgtgaatggttgtctgtgtctatgtgtcagccctgtgatgacctggcgacttgtccagggtgtaccctgcctttcgcccgtagtcagctgggataggctccagcttgcctgcgaccctgtagaaggataaagcggctagagataatgagatgagatcccaacAACACGAACAGTGTTGGGCAAAACTGCCTTTAGTTCATTTGCACCATATGCCTGGAATGAACTTCAGAACATACTAAATCTTGAGTTATTACCCTCtctcaatgtatttaaaaatatttttaaaacaaCTATTACAGAACAATGTCATTGTTTCTCACCTAGCTTCTCTGGTTTCTTAACATATCTTAACTGTACCCTCCtctatgttttttctttattctttgtTTTCTTTTAAACTGAACGTTTTATTGTAGTGTGCGTCTTCTGCTATAGTCATTGTATTTACTGTAACTTTCTTCCGCctatcttggccaggactccctgagagaagagatattgtatcTCAATGGGACTGGAAAAAAATAGagactaaataaaataaaaataaataaaggtgaCTGATTTTCATAAGCCTGACAAAGAAACAACTGAACCATTTGAAGTTGCCGTTATTAAAGCATTGAATCATTTTTGCACGGTTTTCCAGAGACCAGCTGTCGTACAGCGATACCTGCATAGGCAGAATTTTTTGCTTTTCCAAGGAAGCatcaatatgaataatatgaaatATTACATGTAATAGGATATGGTTCATAAGGAGCTTTACGGTGATTTAGATGTCTTTTCAACCACCTTCTGTAGAAACATTGTTTTTCCTCTTTAAAATGAAGAATGCAGAACATTCTTTTGATACTCCATCAGTTCAAActcgaggacattttttttttgtggaagctGTTAACCATGATGCATTTTCAGCATGACCATTTAAGCAGCACATCATCCACTTCCTGCAGCAGTGTATACATTCCTGCTAACAGACCTCAACAGGCGTACTGTTACACTCAACACAGTACAGCTGCTGCTGGTCACAAGGCCTCGGTGATCCAGCAGTTCACCCAAACATGTGTTGAGTTAGATAAACTCACTGTCTACATGGCTGTGTTTGTACAAGTCTGACTTGTGGCTGATGAGTACAGTGTGTGCATGAATAACAAATATTTAGAGACACAACTTCAGCCCATAGATCTTATTTTTTACAGTTGAGTGAAACTTAAATGGGTCAGAGATGGGTCAATCTACTGCACATGTATTAGAGTTTTAAATTTCAGCACATTTTATTTCACAATTCTGAGGATTTACAAACACTTAGTCCAACATACAAAATGATCATATGAATTTCTTAGCAGTGATTCTTTAATACCCTGTCTTAAAAGCATACACCTTCAGGAACTGTAACATATGAACTATCAGTATTGCAACAAACCTACACAGACTGGAAAAAGTTTTCATATATTATCCCAATTGTAGTAGTTGTAGATTCAAGTTACAGGTTTCATTACTACAACTTCCCGCAGAGTCTTAAAGCTGATACGTTCCTTCATAGTATTCCTAATACAAGGCAAAACAGTGCCCTCATGTGAACAACTACAGTATATacaactgcaacatcaactaatacAGCATGAGAATCCAATCAGCTATGAATCTAGGACATGTGAGTTTTCACCTGctttacacatacatacataatatatatatatatatatatatatatatatatatataaaatgtgcctATACTGCATGATGCCGGTAAGAACCTATCTGTATTTACTCAGGACATTAACTAACTACCTTAAGGACTTAAGAGTCAGCgagtttaatttttttatgaACTTAACATTTATCTATAGACTTATGCTCAAAACATAATTCatcttaacttttttttaaattataactcATCTTAAATGAATAATTTGACCATGTATGAATTCacttgccccccccccaaaaaaaagtcctcaACATGTGGGAACATTAAGACTGAGGGAATGTGAAGAGTGGGTAAGGCTGTGATCAAGGCTACAAAGAATCTAAAAACATTGTACAACTTAATTTGTTTAACACTTAATGATCACTGCACAATTCCATACTGCAAATGACATTCCATGTTATTTCATGAATTTTGGTGACACTGTTATTACAAAATGTGAAGAATATTACAAGAAAACCTCTCTGAATGTGTGTGCACCCAAAATTTTGACTAGGGCTTTATATGCAAAATTAAAACTCAAGTACAGTTGTGGCACCAGTAACATGTATAGACATACAGGAATAAAAAGAGCTTAATGAGGTACCTCCATCAGTACACATTCATAGAATGATCGATGACGATGACTTCTTATTAACAACAATCAATAGCCTAGGTACATATCCCAATTTCTATCCCTTTTAATCCTTTAACTTACTATATTATAGTCTACATGTCCCAATACAGTATTTAGTACCTAAAGGTTAAGGACAAAGTCTACTAACAATTCCAAGATTCTGCacgatttatttttaataatttctAATTACACAACGATAAGCTATACTAAGGTATCTACAATCACATGTCCCTTTTATGAAAGCTGGCATGTAGTCCAACTATTATTTCAAGTACCACTAATCTAATTCAGAAGCATTTGATCACTGACTTTTTATATATGCTTATTGCTTAGGATCTTACTTAGCAACAGGACTATCACTGGCTGCTATTGGGGATATGTCAGGTGAAAGATCTGTTTTATAGTCTCTGACTGGGCCTCCTTGATCAGACATAGACGTGAAAGAAAGATGATCATGTTCCATGATTGTAAGTTGGTCTTCTGATTTCTCTTTCTTGAGGTAGAATATCTTCCTTAGTTTCTTCAACTGCTGAAGCTCACACAATGTCTCCAGAACCACCAGCATGCCAATTAGGCCCAGCAACAGATAAACTGACGAGAAAAGACAGACATGTATCGTATAACATTGGCCATATACTGGACATGTACAGTAAATACAAAACTTATTTGTGAGGTTCTTTGAAATTATGTTTAATTTTCACACTTACTAGTAATTCCCACTTTATATAACTGCCTGAACTTCTGATTGTAGCCCTCTCCTGGCACATAGTCACCCAGGCCAATGGTGCTGAGTGAGATAAAGCAGAAGTAGAAAGACTCTAGGAAGTTCCAGTCCTCTTCCATTACAGAGAAGATTACAGCAGGGATGAGGAAGAAACAGCAGACCATGATGGTTGCTAGTATAAACGCATGTACACCTGACACCAGAGACTTGGACAGACCCCAGCGGCGCTGTATGAAGGCCACAGGCCGTCGAGTGCTGAACACCATGATCCTCTGCACCACTGCGGTCAGGAATAGGAGGGTGAATGGGATCCCAACCACAGAGTAGAAGATGCAAAAGGCCTTTCCTTCATCTGACAGGGGCACAGTGTGGCCATACCctaaaaacacaaatgaaacacaGATTCAGTCAGTCAGATACACATTTTTATGCACAGGAATATAGCATACATTATAGGTATGGAAATTACAGCTCAGCACTGTTTCAATTTCCAGGAAGGATGAAGGTGAGGAAACATTCCCTGACCTTACTAACCACATTCTGACAACGCATGCAGTTCAGCAACAACATTTTCATACTTACCTGCATACCTTATATACATCTGGAACATTAacggtagactgactttcagatttttcaggttccaCTCATGGAtgaataaatacctgatactcctcattagtcagacagaactgaaacgtcttcaagaatcttcaagcaagtccagttgctctcttaccacccacagtttattatgacctggatgactgagaatcttcacagacacgtatatcacaatgaccaaatttcagagggaactaaatttcaccggttttatgaaatcgaaaggccgtctacttttaatggtGATGATCACCAAATGGCAGACCAGAGCTaaaacattagattagattagataaaactttattgatccctttgggagggttccctcagggaaattaagattccagcagcatcattaaagaaatagagaaaacttctagataaattaaaataaattaagtatttacatatacaaatataaaaagaataagatatggggaagagaggaggggaggcggcaggagagatattgcacttgatattgcacattgtccggtattgcttattgttaggctaggctactgctccttcccatcctctgtcctcctgttacccctcctccccccccagagaggagttgtacagtctgatggcgtgagggacaaaggagtttttaagtctgttcgtcctgcacttgggaaggagcattctgtcactgaacaggctcctctggttgttgatgacggtgtgcaaagagtgactggcatcgtccatgatgttcaatagtttgtccatagacctcttctctgccaccgtcaccagagtctccagcttcatgccgaccacagagccggcccgcctgatcagtttgtccagcctggatgtgtccttcttggatgtgctgcccccccagcacaccacggtgtaaaacaggacactggcgaccacatagaacatccacaggagtttcctgcagatgttaaaggaccacagcctcctaaggaagtatagcctgctctgtcccttcctgtataagtgtttggtgtcaaACATCTCTGTCTGACAGGATTCACTGTCAAGCTGTAAAATGTTTAGTGATTTTATGCCAGCTACTCTAAGACATAGGTCACTGTTCAGCAGTAGGGAGATGTTAAATGCAtggaaaaacaagcaaaaacctcTTTAAAATCTTCTGCCTTTATCGTCAATAGCAAATGTGTCTCAAATTGAAAACTATAACCTTACATAGGTGATTTCACCATGACCTCACTCCACCTAGTACTGTAAAAAAGTAGGCAAGCTGTATTTTAATCTAATCAAATCAATACATTGTACATTACTCTTTATTCATAGACATACTGAAAAGACAATCCTACAGTTGTTGACAATGTTTTTCATGTTTGTAGAATAAAATCTTGCCAATATAAactaaaaacaaaaatgaaaaagttTTCTGGTCTTACCAAGCTTCAGCAAAACACTGATCCTGAATACGTCATGAACAGACCACATAAAAGCACCGTGGGAGTGCTGCTCTAGCAGATTTTAGCCCTGCATGGGCTGTTTATGTTAGAAATACCAGTGTCAATCATTGCACTTTAATCTGACTgaaaacctgaccaactgaaaatAGTGTTTCGGTTCATGTTAAATGGCAAGCTGAAGTGTTGGGGAAGGTCACATGAATGTTAGGTAAAAGTAAAAAAGGTTAATGTGCATTTCAGAGACGGTATACCTTCTGCagttaacaattatttgctgaaggcaaGGTGAATAATAACAGGGACGAAGTTGAGGTTataattcaccaatattcacggagcctgaggcagataattgtttttagtataaatacttctttcagctgctcccgttcGGGGTCGCCACATTGgatttgttccacatatttgatttggcat
Above is a genomic segment from Neoarius graeffei isolate fNeoGra1 chromosome 14, fNeoGra1.pri, whole genome shotgun sequence containing:
- the kcnk1a gene encoding potassium channel subfamily K member 1a; the protein is MLECVCGNWYVRLVDGNKSTLYFLLLLLGYVLYLVFGAVVFSLVELPYEDVLRQEISDTKQQFLRENECLSEEELEAFLARALEANNYGVSVLNNNATNWNWDFTSALFFASTVLSTTGYGHTVPLSDEGKAFCIFYSVVGIPFTLLFLTAVVQRIMVFSTRRPVAFIQRRWGLSKSLVSGVHAFILATIMVCCFFLIPAVIFSVMEEDWNFLESFYFCFISLSTIGLGDYVPGEGYNQKFRQLYKVGITIYLLLGLIGMLVVLETLCELQQLKKLRKIFYLKKEKSEDQLTIMEHDHLSFTSMSDQGGPVRDYKTDLSPDISPIAASDSPVAK